One stretch of Siphonobacter curvatus DNA includes these proteins:
- a CDS encoding TonB-dependent receptor family protein, giving the protein MRLALLFVGIPFFTWAQSDSLRTRNLNPVEIQSTRLNVAENRSPFAVSVLSQYRLQVGQPQLSLFDAMGAIPGVFAQNPDNFAQDLRISIRGFGARSSFGIRGLKVLLDGIPESTPDGQAKVNNFDVGSLGQLEVIRGASSALYGNASGGILSYTTETPTSNFAEAQAIAGSYGFQRYQIKVGQKWQRSSLLINASRNQQDGYREYAAMNNWLFNVKFQHELSATAKLTFLYNFAKNTAQDPGGLTMQQVEQNRRMARPQNVQFQAFSGATQHRTAVVYDQSLGTKHQVQARAFWTNRDFENRLAFQAGGNVQFIRNFTGGGASYQYTDQFGSVSYRLKAGIDLENQQDNRKRNDNQEGNSGAETLNQVETFRNIGAYLLQEFGFGKNVALTVGTRYDDIQLKVKDRFLSDADQSGRRTYQRFSPTAGLNWEYQPQRSVYANFSTSFETPALTELGNNPSNLGGFNPELGPMRAYNYELGTKATFGWLKVDAAVFQVNVRGEIVPYQLTEFPGRTFYRNAGNSRRRGVELGLTAELTEGLTAFVNYTYSNFKYLHYSTTSGTFDNNQLPGIPPHFGYAEVRYFRPAGFYGIVQFRRNGTFYADDANAVRTDAYSLLNLRLGWQIKRTNWSLEPFVGINNLLNQRYFANVQINAAGGRYFEPATDRTFFGGVKIRLGK; this is encoded by the coding sequence ATGCGTCTTGCTCTACTTTTTGTTGGAATACCCTTCTTTACCTGGGCTCAATCGGACAGCCTTCGTACGCGAAATCTGAACCCCGTTGAGATTCAGTCCACGCGACTAAATGTGGCCGAAAATCGTAGCCCTTTTGCCGTATCGGTGCTGAGCCAGTATCGCCTGCAGGTAGGTCAACCGCAGCTTTCGTTATTCGATGCCATGGGTGCTATCCCCGGCGTATTTGCCCAGAATCCAGACAACTTCGCTCAGGATTTACGCATTTCCATCCGGGGTTTCGGAGCCCGCTCTTCTTTCGGCATTCGGGGCCTGAAAGTTCTACTCGACGGCATTCCCGAATCAACACCCGATGGACAGGCAAAAGTTAATAATTTCGACGTGGGCAGTCTGGGGCAACTGGAAGTCATTCGGGGAGCGTCCTCGGCTTTGTACGGTAATGCTTCGGGCGGTATCCTCTCCTATACCACGGAAACGCCGACCAGCAACTTCGCCGAAGCTCAGGCCATCGCGGGCAGTTACGGATTTCAGCGGTACCAGATCAAGGTCGGTCAGAAATGGCAGCGTTCGTCCCTGCTCATCAACGCCAGTCGCAATCAACAGGACGGCTATCGCGAGTACGCCGCCATGAATAACTGGCTTTTCAACGTAAAATTCCAGCACGAACTCAGTGCTACGGCCAAACTAACCTTTCTGTACAACTTTGCGAAAAACACCGCTCAGGACCCCGGTGGTCTGACGATGCAGCAGGTGGAACAGAACCGTCGGATGGCTCGTCCGCAAAATGTACAGTTCCAGGCGTTCTCGGGAGCCACGCAACACCGCACCGCCGTGGTGTATGATCAGTCGCTGGGTACGAAACATCAGGTACAGGCCCGGGCCTTCTGGACCAACCGCGATTTCGAAAACCGGCTAGCTTTTCAGGCGGGTGGCAATGTGCAGTTCATCCGAAACTTTACGGGCGGTGGAGCCAGCTATCAGTATACCGATCAGTTTGGCTCAGTTTCGTACCGCTTAAAAGCGGGTATTGACCTTGAAAACCAACAGGATAACCGCAAACGAAACGATAATCAGGAGGGTAACAGCGGTGCCGAGACACTCAACCAGGTGGAGACTTTTCGTAACATTGGAGCGTATCTGTTGCAGGAATTTGGCTTCGGTAAAAACGTAGCCCTGACGGTAGGCACCCGTTACGATGATATTCAATTAAAAGTAAAAGACCGTTTCCTGAGTGATGCGGATCAGTCGGGTCGTCGCACCTACCAGCGTTTTAGCCCCACAGCGGGCCTGAACTGGGAATATCAGCCGCAACGCAGCGTATACGCCAATTTTTCAACCAGCTTTGAAACGCCCGCCCTGACTGAACTCGGCAATAATCCGAGTAACCTGGGCGGTTTCAATCCGGAGTTAGGCCCCATGCGGGCTTACAATTACGAATTGGGTACGAAAGCTACGTTTGGCTGGCTGAAAGTAGACGCCGCCGTTTTTCAGGTCAATGTTCGCGGTGAAATCGTACCGTATCAGCTGACTGAGTTTCCAGGTCGTACCTTCTACCGAAACGCCGGCAACTCCCGTCGCCGGGGCGTAGAACTGGGGCTCACCGCAGAGCTTACCGAAGGGCTTACGGCTTTCGTCAATTACACCTACTCAAACTTTAAATACTTGCATTACAGTACCACTTCGGGTACGTTCGACAACAATCAGTTGCCGGGGATTCCGCCGCATTTTGGGTACGCCGAGGTACGGTATTTCCGGCCCGCTGGTTTCTACGGCATTGTGCAGTTTCGCCGGAACGGTACTTTTTACGCCGACGATGCCAATGCCGTTCGGACGGATGCGTACTCCTTACTCAACCTGCGACTGGGCTGGCAGATCAAGCGAACCAACTGGTCGCTGGAACCGTTCGTGGGCATCAACAATCTCCTGAATCAACGCTATTTTGCCAATGTACAGATCAATGCCGCCGGAGGCCGTTATTTTGAACCGGCGACGGATCGTACTTTCTTTGGAGGCGTGAAAATACGCCTGGGGAAATAA